The Pleurodeles waltl isolate 20211129_DDA chromosome 7, aPleWal1.hap1.20221129, whole genome shotgun sequence genome includes a region encoding these proteins:
- the UPK1A gene encoding uroplakin-1a, with protein MAGKGSPSLVAFLVLGNVVILMCGLALFAETIWATTDPYKVYPMLGVTGKDDVFAGGWIAIFCGFSFFLLGVYGVVATLRGSRTMVMAYLVLMLIVYIFETASCITSFTHRDYMINSNVILKQMLRFYSTEEAQGKQLTRLWNSIMMDKECCGFNGPVDWIAYSSSFRTTYNESYAPWPYMCCKRDSNFAIINTEGCRVGYMDYINSKGCSDYIVHAINSYTWGISWFGFAILMWTLLVMLAEMLYYTQL; from the exons ATGGCAGGGAAAGGGTCGCCAAGTCTTGTCGCTTTCCTCGTCTTGGGCAATGTCGTCATCCTG ATGTGCGGATTGGCGCTGTTCGCTGAAACAATATGGGCAACTACTGACCCATACAAGGTGTACCCGATGCTGGGTGTGACCGGGAAGGATGACGTATTTGCCGGTGGATGGATCGCGATCTTCTGTGGCTTCTCGTTCTTCTTGCTGGGCGTCTACGGTGTCGTTGCAACGTTGCGGGGCAGTCGCACCATGGTCATGGCT TATTTGGTCCTGATGCTGATCGTCTACATCTTTGAGACTGCCTCCTGCATCACATCGTTCACACACCGGGACTAC ATGATTAACTCCAacgttatattaaagcaaatgttgcGCTTTTACTCAACTGAAGAGGCACAAGGCAAACAACTGACCAGGCTTTGGAACAGCATCATGATGGAT AAAGAGTGTTGCGGGTTCAACGGCCCAGTTGACTGGATCGCCTACAGCTCCTCATTCCGCACTACATACAACGAGTCTTACGCTCCCTGGCCCTACATGTGCTGCAAAAGAGATAGCAACTTTGCAATAATCAACACAGAAGGCTGCCGCGTTGGCTACATGGACTACATTAACTCAAAG GGTTGCTCAGATTACATTGTTCACGCTATAAATAGCTACACCTGGGGCATCTCCTGGTTCGGCTTCGCAATACTCATGTGGACG